One part of the Tachyglossus aculeatus isolate mTacAcu1 chromosome 26, mTacAcu1.pri, whole genome shotgun sequence genome encodes these proteins:
- the RAMAC gene encoding RNA guanine-N7 methyltransferase activating subunit produces the protein MTDTPDALSNYEEMFANRFSEEDTEYQEYLKRPAESPPIIEEWNSRAGGNQRPRGNRLPENRPFRGRDNRRGWASDNRPNQWQGRPWGNNYQQHHRQEPYYHPHPHPHPHPHPHPHQYGHYGYNQRHPYGYY, from the exons ATGACTGACACCCCCGATGCCCTCTCCAATTACGAGGAGATGTTTGCCAACCGGTTCTCCGAAGAAGATACAGAGTATCAAGAATACTTGAAACGCCCAGCGGAATCGCCTCCTATAATTGAAGAGTGGAACAGCAGAGCCGGCGGGAACCAAAGGCCCAGAGGCAACCG GTTGCCGGAAAACCGACCGTTCCGCGGTCGGGACAACAGGCGCGGCTGGGCCAGTGACAATCGACCGAACCAGTGGCAGGGCAGGCCCTGGGGCAACAACTACCAGCAGCACCACAGGCAGGAACCCTactaccacccccacccccacccccatccccacccccacccccacccccaccagtacGGCCACTACGGCTACAACCAGCGGCACCCCTACGGCTACTACTAA